A window of the Osmia lignaria lignaria isolate PbOS001 chromosome 2, iyOsmLign1, whole genome shotgun sequence genome harbors these coding sequences:
- the LOC117608716 gene encoding uncharacterized protein LOC117608716: protein MEKVTHLWNINQFITKLNCSQSKKLQTFYIEKCKRISKGILLPSQNFSPSVMCPYCGSLWNTVKHSIRLLQGKPLSKSVKKIIHSMNNNEKRIPKVQRNLVEKCLKNKRNKLLLKCSVCLESTKLPFDKPQRIRIQKPSLEIDKSVQKRRKKRTKDKTAGLNISGISNLSTDRIEEELKETNTRKVGGTTNFITPTPKLKKLNINRLKDIVNQGATPPKRKSLHSFLTELC, encoded by the exons ATGGAAAAAGTAACTCATTTATGGAACATAAATCAGTTCATAACAAAATTGAATTGTTCGCAAAGTAAAAAGTTGCAAACATTTTACAT agagaaatgtaaAAGAATAAGCAAAGGAATACTATTACCATCTCAAAATTTTAGTCCCTCTGTGATGTGTCCATATTGTGGATCACTTTGGAATACAGTAAAACATAGTATTCGATTACTACAAGGTAAACCACTTTCTAAATCTGTTAAGAAGATTATACATTCTATGAAcaataatgaaaaaagaataccTAAAGTTCAAAGAAATCTGGTAGAAAAatgcttaaaaaataaaagaaataagttGCTACTGAAATGTTCAGTTTGCTTAGAAAGTACAAAACTACCTTTTGATAAGCCACAGAGGATAAGAATACAGAAACCTAGtttagaaattgataaaagtgtgcaaaaacgaagaaagaaaagaaccaAAGATAAAACTGCTGGTTTAAATATTTCTGGAATTTCGAATTTGAGTACAGACAGAATTGAGgaagaattaaaagaaacaaacacAAGAAAAGTAGGAGGTACTACAAACTTTATTACACCAACTCCAAAGTTAAAGAAACTAAACATAAATAGATTAAAAGATATTGTGAATCAAGGTGCAACACCTCCAAAGAGAAAGAGTCTACATAGTTTCTTAACAGAACTctgttag
- the LOC117608715 gene encoding type 1 phosphatidylinositol 4,5-bisphosphate 4-phosphatase — translation MGDGRNGERQPLLNNDNVIYNSQASDLDETQLTVSAVVPAIGPDELPPPYESCTQSGGMPMVTCRVCQAMIDISGKKDQHVVKCGQCNEATPIRNAPPGKKYVRCPCNCLLICKSSSQRIACPRPNCKRIINLAPSPITPPVLSMPGMCRVCCAHCHDTFLFNTLNNALARCPHCRKISSVGPDFARGRGIAFIIVGIIVLVIAIAVTVGTHTYVKTSGGIYVAYVGAFLLALLCLGRSIYYCTMKISMIEGPM, via the exons ATGGGTGACGGGAGGAATGGTGAACGGCAGCCGTTGTTAAATAAcgataatgtcatttacaattCACAAGCGAGTGATTTGG ATGAGACGCAGTTGACGGTCAGTGCAGTAGTACCTGCAATAGGTCCTGATGAGTTACCACCTCCATATGAATCATGCACTCAATCAGGTGGTATGCCTATGGTTACTTGTAGAGTTTGTCAGGCTATGATAGATATATCTGGTAAAAAGGACCAACATGTTGTCAAATGTGGTCAATGCAATGAAGCTACA ccCATACGAAATGCACCACCAGGAAAGAAGTATGTTCGTTGTCCCTGTAATTGTTTACTAATTTGTAAGAGCTCTTCACAACGTATCGCTTGTCCAAGGCCAAATTGTAAACGTATTATTAATCTTGCTCCAAGTCCAATTACACCACCTGTTCTTTCCATGCCTGGAATGTGTAGGGTATGCTGTGCTCACTGTCATGACACATTTTTG TTTAATACTTTGAATAATGCTTTGGCTCGATGTCCACATTGTCGAAAAATATCTTCTGTTGGTCCAGATTTTGCTAGAGGTCGAGGTATTGCATTCATTATTGTTGGAATAATAGTCCTAGTAATTGCAATAGCTGTGACT GTTGGTACACATACATATGTGAAAACTAGCGGTGGAATTTATGTAGCTTATGTTG GTGCATTTCTACTGGCACTTTTGTGCTTGGGACGCAGCATTTATTATTGTACAATGAAAATTAGTATGATAGAAGGTCCCATGTAG